A window of the Cannabis sativa cultivar Pink pepper isolate KNU-18-1 chromosome X, ASM2916894v1, whole genome shotgun sequence genome harbors these coding sequences:
- the LOC115708669 gene encoding uncharacterized protein LOC115708669, whose product MEKSRSFPEYSSAYSGGEFGFGDRSNSYNFNGPCQKGSGFVTSTDPELQRKKRIASYNVYTTEGKVKSSVRNSFKWIKNKFSDIRYGGGV is encoded by the coding sequence atggAGAAGAGTAGGTCATTTCCGGAGTACTCGTCGGCTTATTCGGGTGGCGAATTCGGGTTCGGAGATCGGTCTAATTCCTATAATTTCAATGGACCTTGCCAAAAGGGAAGTGGATTTGTAACTTCTACAGATCCAGAGCTCCAAAGAAAGAAGAGAATTGCCTCATATAATGTGTACACCACAGAAGGTAAGGTTAAATCAAGTGTGAGAAATAGCTTCAAGTGGATTAAGAACAAGTTTAGTGACATACGCTATGGTGGTGGTGTATGA